The Pseudomonas solani genome segment ACGGCCCATGTGGTAGGCGCGGTTGATGTCGCGGGTCCACAGGCCGGCGCCGAGGCCGAACTCGGTGTCGTTGGCGATGGCCAGGGCTTCCGCCTCGTCCTTGAAGGTGGTGACGCCCACCACCGGGCCGAAGATCTCCTCCTGGAACACGCGCATCTTGTTGTGGCCCTTCAGCAGGGTCGGCTGGATGTAGTAGCCGCTGGAAAGGTCACCGCCCAGGCGCTCGGAAGCGCCACCGGCGAGCAGCTCGGCACCTTCCTGCTGGGCGATGTCGAGGTAGCTGAGGATCTTGTCGTACTGCTGCTCGGAGGCCTGGGCGCCGACCATGGTGTCGGTGTCCAGCGGGTCGCCGCGCTTGATCGCCTTGATCTTCTTCATCACCTCGACCATGAAGGGCTCGAAGATCGACTCCTGCACCAGCGCCCGCGACGGGCAGGTGCACACCTCGCCCTGGTTGAAGAAGGCCAGCACCAGGCCCTCGGCGGCCTTCTCGATGAAGGCCGGCTCGGCCTGCATGATGTCTGCGAAGAAGATGTTCGGGCTCTTGCCGCCCAGCTCGACGGTGGACGGAATGATGTTCTCCGCCGCGCAATGCATGATGTGCGCGCCCACCGGGGTGGAGCCGGTGAAGGCGATCTTGGCGATGCGCTTGCTGGTGGCCAGTGCCTGGCCCGCTTCCTTGCCGAAGCCCTGGACGATGTTGAGCACGCCCGGCGGCAGCAGGTCGCCGATGATCTCGGCCAGCACCATGATCGACAGCGGGGTCTGCTCGGCGGGCTTGAGCACCACGCAGTTGCCGGCGGCCAGGGCCGGGGCCAGCTTCCAGGCGGCCATCAGCAGCGGGAAGTTCCACGGGATGATCTGCCCGACCACGCCCAGCGGCTCGTGGAAGTGGTAGGCGGCGGTGTGTTCGTTGATCTCGGCGGCGGAGCCTTCCTGGGCGCGGATGCAGCCGGCGAAGTAGCGGAAGTGGTCGGCGGCCAGGGGCACGTCGGCGTTCAGCGTTTCGCGCACGGCCTTGCCGTTGTCCCAGGTCTCGGTGACGGCGAGCACTTCCAGGTTGGCTTCGATGCGGTCGGCGATCTTCAGCAGGATCAGCGCGCGGTCCTGCACCGAGGTCTTGCCCCAGGCGTCGGCGGCGGCGTGGGCGGCGTCCAGCGCGCGGTCGATGTCGGCAGCGTCGGAGCGGGGGAACTCGGCGATCACCTCGCCATTCACGGGCGAAGTATTGGTGAAGTACTGCCCGGCCAGCGGCGCGACGAACTCGCCGTTGATGAAGTTGCCGTAGCGCGGCTTGAAGGTGACGACGGCGCCAGGGGTACCCGGTTGCGCATAGATCATGACGATGGCCTCTCTTGTCGGAGCCTGGCGCTGGGATGGCCAGGTGATGGGCCGATCTTAGTCAGCGCCCCGGAGCCCCCGGAATGCCCCCATGGAAGCGATGCCTTACTCATTTGGTAGTAGATGCGGCGGACGGTTCGAGGCCTCTGCCATCGGCGTTACGGCCTGATCACATCGCCCCCGTAGGTTGGGCTGAGGCACGAAGCCCAACATGACGCGGCCAGGCATTGCATCGTTGGGCCTCGCTACGCTCGGCGCCAACCTACAGACCGTGCGGGCTCAGCCCTGCTCGGGGCGGTAGCCCAGGCGCAGGCCGCCCCAGTGGCGGCCACGGATGAAGATCGGTACCGAGAGGTCGTGCATCAGCTCGCCGGTGTCGCGGGTGTAGGTCTGCAGCAGTAATGGCTTCTGGTGGCTGCCGCAGCGGATGCCGGTGCGATCACCGAACTTGCGCTTGCTGCGGCTGCGCAGCATGTCCACCTGGGCATCGCCGACGGGCGGGTGGGCGAAGGCCTGGTTGTGGGTGGGCACGTAGCCTTCCGGGGTACAGGCGATGGCGAAGACCAGGCCCTCGTGGCGCTTGAGCAGCGGCTCCTGGATCGCCGGCAGCACCTGGTCGGCGTAGCTGTCGAAGCGGGTGCGGAACTTGGGTGGCGCGGTGTTGGGCACCGCCTGGTAGTGGCGGTCGAAGAGATCCTCCAGCCCCACCCTGCCCTGCTCGATGTCCGCCTCGAAGCGCCGGGCGATCTGCTCGGCGCCCTCGCGCGCCAGGTCGTAGACGCGCTGGTGGTAGTCGTCCAGGCCCACCTCGGCGAGGCGCTCGCTGATGGTTTCCGCCTGGCCCTCCAGCTGCACCGCCGCCTCGGCCAGGCGCTGGGTCTGCTGGTCGCTGATGCCCAGGTCGCTGCGCACCTGGTCGACGGCGGCGAACAGGCTGGTGAGCTGCGCGCGGTTGGTCTCGGCACCGCTGGCGATGGCACCGATCTGCGCCTCCACGCCCACCGCCAGGCCGGCGATGCTTTCCAGGTGCTGGCCGGTCAGTTCCACCTGGGCCACGCCCTCGTCCAGCTCGGTGGAGAGGTGTTCGATCTGCGCCACCACCTCGGCGGTCTGGCGCTGGATGTCGGCGACCATCTGCCCCACTTCCTCGGTGGCGCTGGCGGTGCGCCCGGCCAGGCCGCGCACCTCGTCGGCGACCACGGCGAAGCCGCGCCCGTGCTCCCCGGCCCGCGCCGCCTCGATGGCGGCATTGAGGGCCAGCAGGTTGGTCTGGCTGGCGACCGACTGGATCACCGAGGTCACCCGCTGGATCTCCTCGCTGCGCTGGCTGAGGGTGGCGATCAGCTCGCGGCTGTCACGGGCGCGGGTGTTGAGGGCATGCATGCGCGTGATGGCGCTGCGCAACACCTCGCGCCCGGCCTCGCTGCTCTGCCGCGCCTCGCGGGCGGAAGCCTGGGCCTCGTGGCTGAGGCGGGTGGTGGTCTCTTCGGTATCGATCATCACCTCGGCACTGGCGACGATGCGCGCGGCGGCGTCCAGTTGCGACTCCAGGCGCTCGCCCAGC includes the following:
- the exaC gene encoding acetaldehyde dehydrogenase ExaC, whose translation is MIYAQPGTPGAVVTFKPRYGNFINGEFVAPLAGQYFTNTSPVNGEVIAEFPRSDAADIDRALDAAHAAADAWGKTSVQDRALILLKIADRIEANLEVLAVTETWDNGKAVRETLNADVPLAADHFRYFAGCIRAQEGSAAEINEHTAAYHFHEPLGVVGQIIPWNFPLLMAAWKLAPALAAGNCVVLKPAEQTPLSIMVLAEIIGDLLPPGVLNIVQGFGKEAGQALATSKRIAKIAFTGSTPVGAHIMHCAAENIIPSTVELGGKSPNIFFADIMQAEPAFIEKAAEGLVLAFFNQGEVCTCPSRALVQESIFEPFMVEVMKKIKAIKRGDPLDTDTMVGAQASEQQYDKILSYLDIAQQEGAELLAGGASERLGGDLSSGYYIQPTLLKGHNKMRVFQEEIFGPVVGVTTFKDEAEALAIANDTEFGLGAGLWTRDINRAYHMGRGIKAGRVWTNCYHLYPAHAAFGGYKKSGVGRETHKMMLDHYQQTKNLLISYDINPLGFF
- a CDS encoding methyl-accepting chemotaxis protein, which translates into the protein MSSSRLPVALACAQSLLAALLLLAVHLAGLPWPVALLGLIAACWLPLLWRRAPVEAPQQMGTDIARLTRELSFTTSHNALSAAGVAYSVKQLGERLESQLDAAARIVASAEVMIDTEETTTRLSHEAQASAREARQSSEAGREVLRSAITRMHALNTRARDSRELIATLSQRSEEIQRVTSVIQSVASQTNLLALNAAIEAARAGEHGRGFAVVADEVRGLAGRTASATEEVGQMVADIQRQTAEVVAQIEHLSTELDEGVAQVELTGQHLESIAGLAVGVEAQIGAIASGAETNRAQLTSLFAAVDQVRSDLGISDQQTQRLAEAAVQLEGQAETISERLAEVGLDDYHQRVYDLAREGAEQIARRFEADIEQGRVGLEDLFDRHYQAVPNTAPPKFRTRFDSYADQVLPAIQEPLLKRHEGLVFAIACTPEGYVPTHNQAFAHPPVGDAQVDMLRSRSKRKFGDRTGIRCGSHQKPLLLQTYTRDTGELMHDLSVPIFIRGRHWGGLRLGYRPEQG